The Chloroflexota bacterium genome has a window encoding:
- a CDS encoding DNA polymerase III subunit alpha — MAINFTHLHVHSEYSLLDGYSRIPELVEEAKRHGMSALALTDHGVLYGALEFYEAARAQGLKPIIGVEAYVAARRLTDKEAPDRASAHLVLLAQNETGYRNLLALTTRAHLDGFYYKPRIDHELLAEHSDGLIALSGCASGEVAWALRHDNDTAARKAAAFYRDLLGPEHYYLELQDHGLDFQPAVNRRVLELAREMDLKVVCTNDSHFTRREDSAGQDLLLCIQTNAQVDDPKRMKAYTPEHFLKSPSEMFAVFGAERPDALANTMAIAEQCDLDLSFGRLDFPRLHFVPDGESPFDFLSRMCWENLPRRYERVTPDIEERLRYELDVVRTTGFAAYILFVWDFTDFARRQGILCGPRGSAAGSIILYCLGITTIDPIANGLTFERFLNPERIQMPDIDMDFADSRRDEVIEYVAQRYGRDHVAQIVTFGRLLARAAIRDVGRALGYPLTEVDRVAKLIPAIPIGMTLDRALATTPELKQLYDEQEHIRRLIDSARQVEGITRHASTHAAGIVVSGEPLVEHVPLQRGARGENVIMTQYEMHALEHIGLLKMDFLGLTNLTLLENALDVIQKTRGVRLDLQSLPLDDQETFQMLSNGDSTGVFQLEGTGMRRTLREFRPTSVDHLAAIVALYRPGPMAHIPTYVAAKDGRRPITYLHPKLEPILKGTYGVIVYQDQVLQIVQAIAGFSLGQADVLRRAMGKKIAEEMKANRDRFVGGAERNGVEPEVAAKIWEYIEPFAGYAFNRAHAYCYAYIAYQTAYLKRHYPAEYMAAMLSTQSDDTDKVIAAAGECRRLGIPLLPPDVNRSQVGFSVEGPEAGDPLGHEESLRVLFGLGAVKNVGSSAAQTIVAEREAHGRYASLDDLCQRVDLRVVNKRVLEALGKAGALDAFGPRERIMAALDRAMAAGQLAQRAAEIGQGTLFGPEPLAAGGSLLPDAPPIPDQQRLAWEKEALGFFLSSHPFERAARHLHSTVTANTSQVTDEMNGERVTLAGAIMSIRRVVTKKQESMVVARIEDLHGGIEAVVFPRAYALNPEIWREDAIVVVRGRVAVRRVESQSEEETRGIPEILVDTADEWVYDPGADESLPTSDDPVASLQPELAGSDPAADPVAADPPDVAGPALDGAVCSESDDAAASEPARQRSVVITFRATADREADLKRLRQLQQTLAVFPGPDAIEIHFLERDACRRLVGESLSVAFNPTFQREVESILGDGSVRVTEQPV, encoded by the coding sequence GTGGCGATCAACTTCACACACCTCCACGTCCACTCGGAATACTCCCTCCTGGATGGCTACTCGCGCATCCCCGAGCTGGTTGAGGAGGCCAAGCGCCACGGCATGAGCGCCCTGGCGCTAACAGACCACGGTGTTCTCTATGGTGCGCTGGAGTTCTACGAGGCCGCGCGCGCACAAGGCCTCAAACCGATCATCGGCGTCGAGGCCTACGTCGCCGCCCGACGACTCACCGACAAAGAGGCGCCCGACCGCGCTTCGGCCCACCTCGTCCTCCTCGCACAAAACGAGACCGGCTACCGAAACCTCCTGGCCCTCACGACCCGGGCCCACCTGGACGGCTTCTACTACAAGCCGCGAATCGACCACGAGCTGCTGGCCGAGCATTCGGACGGGCTGATCGCGCTCTCCGGTTGCGCGTCGGGAGAGGTCGCGTGGGCCCTGCGCCACGACAACGACACCGCCGCGCGCAAGGCCGCGGCCTTCTACCGTGATCTGCTGGGCCCCGAACACTACTACCTCGAGCTGCAGGACCACGGCCTCGACTTCCAGCCAGCCGTGAATCGCCGAGTGCTCGAGCTGGCGCGCGAAATGGACCTCAAGGTCGTGTGCACGAACGACTCGCACTTCACGCGGCGCGAGGACAGCGCCGGGCAGGACCTGCTGCTGTGCATCCAGACCAATGCGCAGGTCGACGATCCCAAGCGGATGAAAGCCTACACGCCGGAGCACTTTCTCAAGAGTCCGTCCGAAATGTTCGCGGTATTCGGCGCCGAGCGCCCGGACGCGCTTGCCAACACCATGGCGATCGCCGAGCAGTGCGACCTCGATCTGTCGTTCGGACGGCTGGACTTTCCTCGGCTCCACTTCGTGCCGGACGGCGAATCCCCGTTCGATTTCCTCAGCCGCATGTGCTGGGAGAACCTGCCTCGGCGATACGAGCGCGTGACGCCCGACATCGAGGAGCGCTTGCGGTACGAGCTGGACGTCGTTCGGACCACCGGGTTCGCCGCCTACATCCTCTTCGTCTGGGACTTCACCGATTTCGCGCGCCGCCAGGGTATTCTCTGCGGGCCGCGCGGCTCTGCGGCCGGCTCGATCATCCTCTACTGTCTCGGCATCACCACCATCGACCCGATCGCGAACGGCCTCACCTTCGAGCGGTTCTTGAACCCCGAGCGCATCCAGATGCCCGACATCGACATGGACTTCGCCGATAGTCGCCGCGACGAGGTGATCGAGTATGTGGCGCAGCGCTACGGCCGCGACCACGTGGCCCAAATCGTCACGTTTGGGCGGCTTCTCGCCCGGGCCGCGATCCGCGATGTCGGGCGCGCCCTCGGATACCCGCTGACCGAGGTCGACCGCGTCGCCAAGCTCATCCCCGCGATCCCGATCGGGATGACCCTGGACCGCGCCCTGGCAACGACGCCCGAGCTGAAGCAGCTCTACGACGAGCAGGAGCACATTCGGCGTCTCATCGACTCGGCACGCCAGGTGGAGGGCATCACCCGCCACGCGTCGACGCACGCGGCGGGCATCGTCGTGTCCGGCGAGCCGCTGGTCGAGCACGTCCCGCTCCAGCGCGGCGCGCGGGGCGAGAACGTCATCATGACCCAATACGAGATGCACGCCCTCGAGCACATCGGGCTGTTGAAGATGGACTTCCTCGGCCTCACGAACCTCACCCTCCTCGAGAACGCCCTCGACGTGATCCAGAAGACGCGCGGCGTGAGGCTCGACCTCCAAAGCCTGCCCCTCGACGACCAGGAGACGTTCCAGATGCTCTCCAACGGGGACTCCACGGGCGTGTTCCAGCTCGAGGGCACGGGTATGCGCCGAACCCTTCGCGAGTTCCGGCCGACATCCGTCGACCATTTGGCCGCCATCGTCGCCCTCTATCGCCCGGGTCCCATGGCGCACATCCCCACGTACGTGGCGGCGAAGGACGGCCGGCGCCCCATCACGTACCTCCACCCAAAGCTCGAGCCGATCCTCAAGGGGACCTACGGCGTCATCGTCTACCAGGACCAGGTGCTGCAGATCGTCCAGGCCATCGCCGGGTTCAGCCTGGGGCAGGCGGACGTCCTCCGCCGCGCCATGGGGAAGAAGATCGCCGAGGAGATGAAGGCAAACCGCGACCGATTCGTCGGGGGCGCCGAGCGCAACGGCGTGGAGCCGGAAGTGGCGGCGAAGATCTGGGAGTACATCGAGCCCTTCGCCGGTTACGCGTTCAACCGAGCCCACGCCTACTGTTACGCCTACATCGCCTACCAGACCGCGTATTTGAAGCGCCACTACCCCGCCGAGTACATGGCGGCGATGCTGAGCACCCAGTCCGACGATACCGACAAGGTGATCGCGGCAGCGGGCGAGTGCCGGCGGCTGGGCATCCCGCTCCTCCCCCCCGACGTCAACCGAAGCCAGGTCGGGTTCTCCGTGGAGGGTCCCGAGGCGGGTGACCCCCTCGGCCACGAGGAGTCGCTGCGTGTTCTCTTCGGGCTGGGTGCGGTGAAGAACGTCGGATCCAGCGCCGCGCAGACGATCGTGGCCGAGCGCGAGGCCCATGGACGGTACGCGTCCCTGGACGATCTGTGCCAGCGGGTGGACCTCAGGGTCGTCAACAAGCGCGTGCTCGAGGCTTTGGGTAAGGCGGGGGCATTGGACGCGTTCGGGCCGCGCGAGCGGATCATGGCGGCGCTGGACCGGGCCATGGCGGCGGGTCAGCTCGCCCAGCGCGCGGCCGAGATCGGCCAGGGGACCCTGTTCGGGCCGGAGCCACTTGCTGCCGGCGGGTCGCTTCTGCCGGATGCCCCGCCGATCCCCGACCAGCAGCGGCTCGCGTGGGAGAAGGAGGCGCTCGGGTTCTTTCTCTCCAGCCATCCCTTCGAGCGAGCCGCGCGGCACCTCCATTCGACCGTGACGGCGAATACCAGCCAGGTCACCGACGAGATGAACGGGGAGCGAGTCACACTGGCCGGCGCCATCATGTCCATCCGCCGGGTGGTGACCAAAAAGCAGGAATCCATGGTGGTCGCGCGGATCGAGGACCTTCACGGCGGCATCGAGGCCGTCGTGTTTCCGCGCGCCTACGCCCTCAACCCCGAGATTTGGCGCGAGGATGCGATCGTGGTGGTACGTGGCCGCGTCGCGGTGCGCCGGGTCGAATCGCAGTCCGAGGAGGAGACGCGAGGAATTCCGGAGATCCTGGTCGATACGGCCGACGAGTGGGTCTACGACCCTGGTGCGGACGAGTCACTGCCGACGAGCGACGACCCCGTGGCGTCGCTCCAGCCCGAATTGGCAGGCTCGGATCCTGCCGCGGACCCCGTTGCCGCCGATCCACCCGATGTCGCGGGACCAGCGCTCGACGGCGCCGTCTGCTCCGAGAGCGACGACGCGGCGGCCTCGGAGCCCGCGCGCCAGCGGAGCGTGGTCATCACTTTTCGCGCGACAGCCGACCGCGAGGCCGACCTCAAGCGGCTGCGCCAGCTTCAGCAAACCCTGGCGGTGTTTCCCGGGCCGGACGCAATCGAGATCCACTTCCTCGAGCGCGATGCCTGTCGACGCCTTGTGGGCGAGTCGCTTTCTGTCGCCTTCAACCCGACCTTTCAGCGCGAGGTCGAATCGATCCTGGGCGACGGAAGCGTGCGCGTCACCGAGCAGCCGGTGTGA
- the accD gene encoding acetyl-CoA carboxylase, carboxyltransferase subunit beta, which translates to MIQNIFHRHRELPDDLWVRCGGCHELIYRGEFENNLQTCAKCGHHARLSATERIGMLADAESWTEEDAGVLPADPLEFVSLDQPYAGKLAETQAKTNLEEAVLTGTARIEGNPVRLAVCDFAFLGASMGSVMGEKIARAAERSLADHRPLVLVTSSGGARMHEGIYSLMQMAKTAGALRRLGDARVPCFTVLTDPTTGGVTASFASLGDVILAEPGALIGFAGPRVIEQTTKQKLPPGAQRPDFLMKHGMIDAIVHRRELRGTLAKLLRLYRSVSCVPDEAAAKQPRVPRGSRAKRGAAAP; encoded by the coding sequence ATGATCCAGAACATCTTTCACCGCCACCGCGAGCTTCCGGACGACCTTTGGGTTCGGTGCGGCGGCTGCCACGAGCTGATCTATCGCGGAGAGTTCGAGAACAATCTCCAGACCTGCGCCAAATGCGGCCACCACGCGCGCCTATCGGCAACCGAGCGCATCGGGATGCTGGCCGACGCGGAGAGCTGGACGGAAGAGGACGCCGGCGTCCTCCCGGCGGACCCGCTGGAGTTCGTCAGTCTCGACCAGCCGTACGCGGGCAAATTAGCCGAAACGCAAGCGAAGACCAACCTCGAAGAGGCAGTGCTGACGGGTACCGCGCGCATCGAGGGCAACCCAGTTCGGCTTGCTGTGTGCGATTTCGCATTCCTGGGTGCGAGCATGGGCTCGGTCATGGGCGAGAAAATCGCGCGCGCTGCCGAGCGCTCGCTGGCGGACCACCGGCCGCTCGTTTTGGTCACATCCTCCGGTGGGGCACGGATGCACGAGGGCATCTACTCGCTCATGCAGATGGCCAAGACCGCGGGAGCCCTGAGGCGCCTCGGCGATGCGCGCGTTCCTTGCTTTACTGTTTTGACGGACCCGACGACCGGCGGCGTGACGGCCAGCTTTGCCAGCCTGGGCGACGTGATCCTCGCGGAGCCGGGCGCTCTGATCGGATTCGCAGGGCCCCGCGTGATCGAGCAGACGACGAAGCAGAAGCTGCCCCCGGGAGCCCAGCGTCCGGACTTTCTCATGAAGCACGGGATGATCGACGCCATCGTGCATCGGCGGGAGCTCCGCGGAACGCTCGCCAAGCTCCTGCGCCTCTACCGATCGGTCTCGTGTGTACCCGACGAGGCAGCCGCGAAGCAGCCACGCGTGCCCCGGGGAAGCCGCGCCAAACGCGGAGCCGCCGCACCGTGA
- a CDS encoding acetyl-CoA carboxylase carboxyltransferase subunit alpha, protein MSADDAWAVVTRARDANRPFMLDYVAIVFSEFFELHGDHQFGDDAAVVGGVASFDGRTVAVLGHQKGRTTQERLNRRFGMARPEGYRKALRLMRHAEKFGFPLISFIDTPGADPSIEAEERGQAWAIAQNLAEMIALRVPTVALVIGEGGSGGALAIGVADRLLMLENATYSVVSPEGCASILWNDAALAPQAAAAMKLTAADVARAGIADAIIPEPEGGAQADYAQAGAAVRDAIGVALADLDARYRRNGVLDIDRLVADRYEKYRRIGVVVEQHG, encoded by the coding sequence GTGAGCGCAGACGACGCATGGGCGGTCGTCACGCGCGCCCGCGATGCGAACCGTCCCTTCATGCTCGACTACGTGGCGATCGTCTTCTCCGAGTTTTTCGAGCTGCACGGCGACCACCAGTTCGGCGACGACGCGGCCGTCGTCGGAGGGGTCGCGTCTTTCGACGGGCGGACGGTGGCGGTACTCGGCCACCAGAAGGGTCGGACCACGCAGGAGCGCCTGAACCGACGCTTCGGAATGGCGCGGCCGGAGGGATATCGCAAGGCGCTGCGCCTCATGCGCCACGCAGAGAAATTCGGCTTTCCGCTGATCTCATTCATCGATACGCCGGGCGCGGATCCCAGTATCGAGGCTGAGGAGCGCGGCCAAGCCTGGGCCATCGCCCAAAACCTGGCGGAGATGATCGCTCTCCGCGTTCCGACCGTGGCGCTGGTGATCGGAGAAGGGGGGAGCGGCGGCGCGCTGGCGATCGGCGTCGCCGATCGGCTGCTCATGCTGGAGAACGCCACCTATTCAGTCGTGTCGCCCGAGGGGTGCGCGTCGATCCTTTGGAATGACGCCGCCCTGGCCCCCCAGGCCGCTGCGGCGATGAAGCTCACGGCGGCGGACGTGGCGCGCGCAGGCATCGCCGATGCCATCATTCCCGAGCCCGAAGGCGGCGCTCAGGCCGATTATGCGCAAGCCGGCGCAGCGGTACGCGACGCCATCGGCGTGGCGCTCGCCGATCTCGACGCTCGATACCGCCGAAACGGCGTCCTGGACATCGACCGGCTCGTCGCGGACCGATACGAAAAGTACCGCCGCATCGGCGTGGTCGTGGAGCAGCATGGCTGA
- a CDS encoding YfbR-like 5'-deoxynucleotidase: MESISRFILNRSAAHIKRYHTTPTFTQESVAEHSHFVAMITRIICHALEQAGRPVDTLCAVDLAMIHDYEEAISGDIISTFKHSDPEFVELLKRLTDKAIDQVFESLPADLAAYYIELWRAHNAGSLEGQIVSVADKLAGLAYSKEQLRMGNQFMDPIYRRFVWLIGSIPYDWWPLVRDRIAAGIIDGPVDSRDEWESTWAVTPAAR; this comes from the coding sequence ATGGAAAGCATCTCGCGCTTCATTCTCAATCGTTCGGCGGCGCACATCAAACGCTACCACACGACGCCGACCTTTACGCAGGAGTCCGTCGCCGAGCACTCGCACTTCGTCGCGATGATCACGCGCATCATCTGTCACGCGCTGGAACAAGCGGGCCGCCCCGTTGATACGCTGTGCGCGGTGGACCTCGCCATGATCCATGACTACGAGGAAGCCATCAGCGGCGACATCATCAGCACCTTCAAGCATTCGGACCCTGAGTTTGTGGAGCTGCTGAAGCGCTTGACGGACAAGGCGATCGATCAGGTCTTTGAGTCCCTTCCCGCGGATCTGGCAGCCTACTACATCGAGCTGTGGCGCGCCCATAATGCTGGCTCGCTCGAGGGCCAGATCGTGTCAGTGGCGGACAAGCTGGCCGGGCTTGCCTACTCGAAGGAGCAGCTCCGGATGGGCAATCAGTTCATGGATCCGATCTATCGACGGTTTGTCTGGCTCATCGGGTCGATCCCGTACGACTGGTGGCCGCTGGTCCGCGATCGAATCGCGGCGGGCATCATCGACGGCCCGGTGGACTCCCGTGACGAGTGGGAGTCGACCTGGGCCGTCACACCGGCTGCTCGGTGA